From a region of the Pseudanabaena sp. ABRG5-3 genome:
- a CDS encoding aldehyde dehydrogenase gives MVASFTRNINIQEAIANQRAFFATGKTKSYDFRIAQLQKLLGLIQENEQLILDAVYVDLRKPAIESYGSEILITLAEIKYALKHLKTWMKPQKVGTPINLFPSSSYIYAEPLGIVLIIAPWNYPFNLTIAPLIGAIAAGNCSILKPSEHTPHTSSAITKLINNNFDPNFIIAIEGGIETNQALLAERFDHIFFTGGTAIGKIVMEAAAKHLTPVTLELGGKSPCIVDVECDLDITAKRIVWGKFYNAGQTCVAPDYLLVQKSIKPLLIEKLIAYINIFFGDNPQQSPDLARIVNDRQFDRLVGLLDEGKILIGGDSDKSDLFVSPTIIDEVSPHSKIMAEEIFGPILPILEYEQISEAIALINTRPKPLALYLFSNNKQKQEQILQEVSFGGGCFNDTIMHLGNPELPFGGVGNSGIGSYHGKATFDTFSHRKSVLKNSFRFDLKFRYPPYTMTLDALKKFIK, from the coding sequence ATGGTTGCCAGCTTTACTAGGAATATCAATATTCAAGAAGCGATCGCTAATCAACGCGCTTTTTTTGCTACAGGAAAGACCAAAAGCTATGATTTTCGGATAGCACAACTCCAGAAACTCTTAGGTTTAATTCAAGAGAATGAGCAGTTAATTCTCGATGCTGTGTATGTGGATCTCCGAAAACCTGCGATCGAGAGCTATGGTAGTGAAATTTTAATCACTCTGGCAGAAATCAAATATGCGCTCAAACATCTCAAAACTTGGATGAAACCGCAAAAGGTAGGGACTCCCATCAACTTATTTCCAAGTTCTAGTTATATCTATGCTGAGCCTCTAGGTATAGTCCTAATCATTGCTCCTTGGAACTATCCCTTTAACCTGACAATTGCCCCCCTCATTGGCGCGATCGCCGCAGGTAATTGCTCAATCCTTAAACCTTCTGAGCATACACCCCACACCTCCAGTGCGATCACAAAGCTTATTAACAATAACTTCGATCCTAATTTTATCATTGCCATTGAAGGCGGTATCGAAACTAATCAAGCTCTACTTGCTGAAAGATTTGATCATATCTTCTTCACGGGTGGAACAGCGATCGGCAAAATTGTGATGGAAGCTGCGGCGAAACATCTGACTCCTGTAACATTGGAACTCGGAGGTAAAAGCCCCTGTATTGTTGATGTGGAATGCGATTTGGACATAACAGCTAAGCGTATTGTTTGGGGTAAATTCTACAATGCGGGACAGACCTGTGTTGCCCCTGATTATCTCCTAGTCCAGAAAAGTATTAAACCCTTGCTAATTGAGAAGTTAATCGCCTATATCAACATCTTTTTTGGAGATAATCCCCAACAAAGTCCAGACTTAGCAAGAATCGTGAACGATCGCCAATTTGATCGCCTTGTGGGTTTACTTGATGAAGGTAAAATTTTGATAGGTGGTGACAGCGATAAAAGCGATCTCTTTGTCTCTCCCACAATCATTGATGAAGTTTCGCCCCACTCCAAAATCATGGCAGAGGAAATCTTTGGACCAATTTTGCCAATTTTGGAATATGAACAAATTTCTGAAGCGATCGCCCTTATCAACACTCGTCCCAAACCCCTCGCTCTGTATCTATTCTCCAATAACAAACAAAAACAGGAACAGATTCTCCAAGAAGTATCCTTTGGTGGTGGCTGTTTCAACGATACGATTATGCACTTAGGCAATCCTGAACTTCCCTTTGGTGGCGTTGGCAATAGTGGTATCGGTAGCTATCATGGCAAAGCAACCTTTGACACGTTCTCTCACCGCAAGAGTGTCCTCAAAAACTCTTTCCGCTTCGATCTCAAGTTTCGCTATCCTCCCTACACCATGACTCTCGATGCTTTAAAGAAATTTATCAAATAA
- a CDS encoding E3 ubiquitin ligase family protein gives MAIFGGILIIIGIILFFVQKNYSTKLQSIRLATSSTIAELQRIASEIAGEIGSGNLREYVKVRGIIRSDRPLISELKQEPCVHYTMRVVREYEEQQTVTDSEGKRRTETRRSSETVSSNTQSIPFTLQDSSGELIVNLDGGNIDTVQVLDEFRKENANGSSISFGGFSLAIGAGIGGGRRTIGYRYTESILPCDREVLVIGTAADEGGKLTLRKPIQSDKKFIISLKSEEELAKSTANAAKGFFYGMVGCFAVGAVLLIIGLVLKK, from the coding sequence ATGGCAATTTTTGGCGGCATTCTCATTATAATTGGCATCATTCTCTTCTTTGTGCAGAAGAACTACAGCACAAAGTTACAAAGTATTCGTTTAGCAACTTCCTCAACCATCGCGGAATTACAACGAATTGCCAGTGAAATTGCGGGGGAAATCGGGAGTGGGAATTTACGAGAATATGTGAAGGTGCGTGGCATTATTCGTAGCGATCGCCCATTGATTTCAGAATTAAAACAAGAACCCTGTGTGCATTACACCATGCGCGTTGTTAGGGAATATGAGGAACAGCAGACAGTTACAGATAGTGAAGGTAAAAGACGTACTGAGACGCGCCGTAGTTCTGAAACAGTTTCTAGTAATACTCAATCAATTCCCTTTACTTTGCAAGATTCATCAGGCGAACTTATCGTCAATCTTGATGGCGGCAATATTGATACTGTCCAAGTGTTAGATGAGTTTCGGAAAGAGAACGCTAACGGCTCATCGATATCTTTTGGGGGCTTTAGTTTGGCAATCGGTGCAGGCATCGGTGGTGGTAGACGCACAATTGGTTATCGCTATACGGAGTCAATTTTGCCCTGCGATCGCGAGGTATTAGTAATCGGTACAGCAGCAGATGAGGGAGGTAAGTTAACGCTTCGTAAACCGATTCAATCTGACAAAAAATTTATCATTTCTCTCAAGAGTGAGGAGGAACTTGCTAAGTCCACCGCAAATGCAGCGAAAGGATTTTTCTATGGCATGGTTGGGTGCTTTGCAGTAGGTGCAGTCTTATTAATTATTGGTTTAGTTTTGAAGAAGTAA
- a CDS encoding Fic family protein — protein sequence MARIRQPKPFKQLLEEIKYENFIHLLGKYGATDTQGRYLHWNEFKWRVEKGDDESAAWLATKISRKAMTKNLQLLQAEGDMQFSYCVPDSLFAQLHTIDKMTGGGREISDEDLASSNEKNRYLIKSLMLEEAITSSQLEGASTTREVAKEMLEKSLAPKDKSQQMILNNYRLMKKAVEKKDEQLSIELILELHEIATHDAIDNQAISGQLRTDNKVFVTDFQGDYTFYPPDWTTIESRLQSLCDFANSEHGQIDRNNFIHPIVKAIILHFMIAYIHPFGDGNGRTARAIFYWSILRSNYWLFEYISISKFIQEKRSDYDKAFIYTETDDFDLTYFLYNQVDTIAKAVKSLYEYIDRKKRDFYEFMTWIDQSPVAKTLMRGQLEILKEALKSPGKEFTSRQVAIDFGVTENTARSYLKTLVDKDLLILAQSKQGKTRIYIAPANLKSRLKL from the coding sequence ATGGCGAGAATTAGACAACCTAAGCCATTTAAACAACTCTTAGAGGAAATAAAATATGAAAACTTTATACATCTTCTTGGGAAATATGGAGCAACGGATACTCAAGGAAGATACTTACATTGGAATGAATTTAAATGGAGAGTAGAGAAAGGGGACGATGAATCTGCCGCATGGTTAGCAACTAAAATTTCTCGAAAAGCAATGACTAAGAATTTGCAACTCTTGCAAGCTGAAGGAGATATGCAATTTAGTTACTGTGTACCCGACTCGCTTTTTGCTCAATTACATACCATTGATAAGATGACAGGTGGGGGGCGCGAAATTAGCGATGAAGATTTGGCTTCTTCTAATGAGAAAAATCGTTATCTCATTAAAAGCCTGATGCTAGAAGAAGCAATTACTTCATCACAGTTAGAAGGAGCCTCAACCACTCGCGAAGTTGCAAAGGAAATGCTAGAGAAAAGTCTTGCTCCAAAAGACAAATCACAGCAAATGATCCTCAACAATTATCGATTAATGAAAAAAGCTGTTGAGAAGAAAGATGAACAATTATCGATTGAATTGATTTTAGAACTACATGAAATTGCTACACACGATGCCATTGATAATCAAGCGATATCGGGGCAATTAAGAACAGATAACAAAGTTTTTGTTACAGATTTTCAAGGTGACTATACTTTTTATCCCCCTGACTGGACAACTATTGAATCTAGATTACAGAGTTTATGTGACTTTGCTAATAGTGAGCATGGACAAATTGATCGAAATAACTTTATTCATCCAATTGTTAAAGCGATCATTCTCCATTTTATGATTGCCTATATCCATCCATTTGGTGATGGCAATGGCAGAACAGCAAGAGCCATCTTCTATTGGAGTATTCTGAGATCAAATTATTGGCTATTTGAATATATATCCATTAGTAAATTTATCCAAGAAAAACGTAGTGATTATGATAAAGCATTTATCTATACTGAAACCGATGATTTTGACCTTACCTATTTTCTATATAACCAAGTTGACACGATCGCAAAAGCAGTGAAATCTTTGTATGAGTATATAGACAGGAAAAAACGTGATTTCTATGAATTTATGACTTGGATCGATCAAAGTCCTGTAGCGAAAACCTTAATGAGAGGTCAGTTGGAAATATTAAAAGAAGCTCTGAAGTCCCCTGGCAAAGAATTTACCTCAAGACAAGTTGCGATCGATTTTGGTGTAACAGAGAATACGGCGAGAAGTTATCTTAAAACTTTAGTAGACAAGGATTTATTGATTTTAGCTCAATCTAAGCAAGGTAAAACCAGAATCTATATTGCTCCAGCCAACCTAAAGTCAAGATTAAAACTCTAA
- a CDS encoding family 10 glycosylhydrolase, producing MPVTSISCLFALTLFTLTGSFTQSAFAQVGEYCQFEKEAIAHKDKLRMAAFQENNKSENSDKISAMKEYQALVTQHNQALNTCRQKSWLKTQGIWLRLYPCDLQSGKLEEVMDRIVNRGYNQVFVEVISNGTILLPMTANTTAWNSLVQSEKYKNADLLKLAIDKGRERGLKVHAWLFTMNVGIGYGQGFERNGISRQTVARQQALARNGNGDSTISIIENLGKNPNGEVPTKNQLFIDPYNYQAQSDLYLAAYEVAKRKPDGVAFDYVRYKRGAGAASVVSNVRYLWIYGHASLAALRDRAENFQGRELINRFLKQGYVTPTDLQAVKKLYPEESEPLWQGRRPTGKSISDKSPAIAYWQNELWRLVVGHAFIGVTHYLGIVSKPVLQQGIPASVAFFSDGNQPVGDGFDSRMQPWHLFPITYEWRPMAYAICGKPECIVAQIRRVFQYAPEGAEISPILLGQWNESFRDRPSLELQMQAIHQEFAAINSISHFSFGWQTRELAFSRSRQFCKL from the coding sequence ATGCCAGTAACCAGCATCTCTTGTCTTTTTGCCCTCACCCTATTTACTTTAACAGGAAGCTTTACCCAGTCAGCCTTTGCTCAGGTGGGAGAATATTGTCAATTTGAGAAGGAGGCGATCGCGCATAAAGACAAGTTACGCATGGCGGCTTTTCAGGAAAATAATAAGAGTGAGAATAGTGACAAAATCTCGGCAATGAAGGAATATCAAGCGCTTGTCACACAACATAACCAAGCTCTCAATACCTGTCGTCAAAAATCTTGGCTAAAAACTCAAGGGATCTGGCTACGTCTCTATCCCTGCGATCTACAATCAGGCAAGCTAGAGGAAGTGATGGATCGAATTGTCAATCGGGGCTACAACCAAGTATTTGTAGAAGTTATTTCCAATGGCACGATTCTCTTACCAATGACAGCTAATACCACAGCATGGAACTCTCTTGTCCAATCAGAGAAGTATAAAAATGCAGATTTATTGAAATTGGCGATCGATAAGGGAAGAGAAAGAGGACTCAAGGTTCATGCTTGGCTATTTACAATGAATGTTGGTATTGGCTATGGACAGGGTTTTGAGCGCAACGGCATATCACGGCAAACAGTAGCGCGACAACAGGCGCTCGCTCGTAATGGCAATGGAGACAGCACCATATCTATTATTGAAAACCTAGGCAAAAATCCTAATGGGGAAGTACCAACAAAGAACCAACTATTTATCGATCCCTATAATTATCAAGCTCAGAGCGATTTGTACTTAGCTGCCTATGAAGTAGCAAAACGTAAACCTGATGGCGTAGCCTTTGACTATGTGCGCTACAAGCGTGGTGCAGGAGCGGCTTCAGTCGTCAGTAATGTTCGCTACCTGTGGATTTATGGACATGCCTCATTAGCAGCATTACGCGATCGCGCTGAGAATTTTCAAGGTAGAGAACTGATTAATCGCTTTCTCAAACAGGGCTATGTCACACCGACGGATCTCCAAGCGGTGAAAAAGCTCTATCCTGAAGAATCCGAACCCCTATGGCAAGGTCGCCGACCCACTGGCAAAAGTATCTCTGACAAAAGTCCTGCGATCGCCTATTGGCAAAATGAACTATGGCGACTGGTAGTTGGTCACGCTTTTATTGGTGTCACCCATTATCTCGGCATTGTCTCTAAACCCGTTTTGCAGCAAGGGATTCCTGCTAGTGTCGCCTTTTTCTCCGATGGTAATCAGCCTGTTGGGGATGGCTTTGATTCACGGATGCAGCCTTGGCATCTATTTCCCATAACCTATGAGTGGCGACCGATGGCATATGCGATCTGTGGCAAGCCAGAATGTATCGTAGCTCAAATCCGTCGTGTGTTCCAATATGCCCCTGAGGGAGCAGAAATCTCTCCGATCCTGCTAGGACAATGGAATGAATCTTTTCGTGATCGCCCATCTTTAGAGTTACAAATGCAAGCAATCCATCAAGAATTTGCCGCCATTAACTCCATTAGTCATTTTTCTTTTGGGTGGCAAACTAGAGAATTAGCTTTTTCGCGATCGCGCCAATTTTGCAAACTCTAG
- a CDS encoding tetratricopeptide repeat protein — protein sequence MSDASRSISPSVDSPETYVQFGDRYLASSNISLALKNYQRALAMNPDFAAAHERIGSIYHQQGNFMEAIASFSKALQLDPQSLESQLGLGNAYQQMGWSELAITHFQKALELHPDRFIAEYHCRLGDSLKERGRITDAIASYERAISTNPDYVDGYRAIAQLYFQQSQPELVHAIYERAENHNLELLQAKDYNALGVAYLQKITVIDADEQSLKEDLETKAIACFEKAIQSDPTYADAHCNLGSTFIRKNQLKDAILAYKEAIDIDPNFAQPYFNLGIIFNNIGKVDEAIACFQSAVDLVPNWVEAKQYLGKLLERQL from the coding sequence ATGAGTGATGCTAGCCGTTCGATCAGCCCATCCGTTGATTCTCCAGAAACCTATGTGCAATTTGGCGATCGCTATCTTGCCTCTAGCAATATTTCCCTTGCGCTGAAAAACTATCAACGGGCTTTAGCGATGAATCCAGATTTCGCGGCTGCCCATGAGCGTATTGGCTCAATCTATCACCAGCAAGGAAATTTTATGGAAGCGATCGCTAGTTTTAGTAAAGCCTTACAACTCGATCCGCAATCCTTAGAATCTCAATTAGGTTTAGGCAATGCTTATCAACAAATGGGATGGAGTGAATTAGCAATTACCCATTTCCAGAAAGCCCTCGAATTGCATCCCGATCGCTTCATCGCGGAATATCATTGCCGATTGGGGGATAGTCTCAAGGAACGGGGCAGAATTACCGATGCCATTGCTAGCTATGAAAGAGCAATTTCTACAAATCCCGATTACGTTGATGGCTATCGGGCGATCGCCCAATTATATTTCCAACAGAGCCAGCCTGAATTAGTTCATGCTATCTATGAACGGGCTGAAAACCACAATTTAGAACTATTACAAGCCAAAGATTACAATGCTCTAGGTGTAGCGTATTTACAAAAGATTACAGTCATTGATGCGGACGAGCAATCTCTAAAAGAAGATTTAGAAACTAAAGCGATCGCCTGTTTTGAAAAAGCAATTCAGAGCGATCCTACCTATGCCGATGCCCATTGCAATCTTGGTAGTACCTTCATTCGCAAAAATCAACTTAAAGATGCAATTTTAGCCTACAAAGAAGCGATCGACATTGACCCAAATTTTGCTCAACCCTACTTCAATCTTGGCATTATCTTCAATAATATTGGCAAGGTTGACGAAGCGATCGCCTGTTTTCAATCCGCCGTTGATCTTGTTCCCAATTGGGTCGAAGCAAAACAATACCTCGGTAAGCTTCTAGAGCGTCAGCTATAA
- a CDS encoding CHAT domain-containing protein gives MFIRRVLGLLGLGILLSGLPIFGVKQEYGWAQTVNDLKAEIEKLNKQGIQQYRQGQFQKAIENFQNALAISKQINDRFREGQSLNNIGLIYDSLGQYTKALEFYQQSLRIRKEVRDQSGEGTTLNNIGGVYEGIGQYLKALDFYQQSLVIKKVVNDRSGESIVLNNIGSTYKQLGQYAKALESYQQALVIVKEIKDGNAEGIILNGIGSIYENLGQYTKALTIYQQALEINKQVKNLDAESSTLSNIGSAYSNLEKYDQALNFYQQALVITQKIGDRSAESTVLNNLGWAYSNLKKFDQALNAYQQALVISKEIGDVDGEGITLGNIGIAYRDLKQYKKAIESYQQAIAINQKVGDRHSEANNLANMSIVLFLQSQPELAILFYKKSVNTYEAIRKDIKNLTQESQQSFTSNVTYTYLNLADLLIEKGRITEALQVLDLLKIQELEDYLKNIKGNDITAQGLRLLEPEKAISNKLLAISLEQISELNQQLASQIQQLSKSEINKVPPYFQNIPKGTALIYPFILDDRLELIIYTPSTLPINRTIPIKKEEFQQLVNDFRGALQDYGSEDIKTSGKKLYDLLIKPIEAELQQSNTMTILYAPDRFLRYIPLAALYDGKQYLVEKYRINNLIAYSLFDSNQKVISNFRIYAGAFGGKSGERKFGQTTLPASIPEVELITSIFPNSQKYIEQNFTDKTTKEKVAGNTIVHFATHALFNSESPFESYVLFGDGSKITLAEINDLPLKDTELVVLSACQTGLGGTLGTGAEILGFGYQVQRAGAKASIASLWIVSDDGTKLLMQEFYKNVQKGNMATSAALRDAQLSMIRRPMKEREINYNHPYFWSAFVVIGNGL, from the coding sequence ATGTTTATTCGTAGAGTTTTGGGTTTATTAGGGTTAGGGATTTTGTTGTCTGGTTTACCTATATTTGGAGTAAAACAAGAGTATGGCTGGGCGCAAACAGTAAACGATCTCAAGGCTGAGATTGAGAAGTTAAATAAACAAGGAATTCAACAATATCGTCAAGGGCAATTCCAGAAAGCAATAGAAAACTTTCAGAATGCTTTGGCTATTAGTAAACAGATTAATGATCGCTTTAGAGAAGGTCAATCTCTCAACAATATTGGTTTAATTTATGACAGCCTTGGACAATATACCAAAGCATTAGAATTTTATCAGCAGTCTCTGAGGATTAGGAAAGAGGTTCGTGATCAGTCTGGAGAAGGGACAACTCTAAACAATATTGGCGGAGTTTATGAAGGTATTGGACAATATTTAAAAGCGTTAGATTTCTACCAACAATCTCTTGTAATCAAAAAAGTAGTTAATGATCGCTCTGGTGAAAGTATTGTCCTTAATAATATTGGATCAACTTACAAACAACTTGGACAATATGCCAAAGCTTTAGAGTCTTATCAGCAAGCTCTTGTAATCGTTAAGGAAATAAAAGATGGCAATGCTGAAGGAATAATTCTCAATGGAATTGGCTCAATTTATGAAAACCTTGGTCAGTATACTAAAGCCTTAACTATTTACCAACAAGCTTTAGAAATCAACAAACAAGTTAAAAATCTTGATGCTGAATCCTCAACTCTCAGTAACATAGGTTCGGCTTATAGTAATCTCGAAAAGTATGATCAAGCTCTAAATTTTTATCAACAAGCTCTTGTAATCACGCAGAAAATTGGCGATCGCTCTGCTGAAAGCACAGTACTCAATAATCTTGGCTGGGCTTACAGCAATCTTAAAAAATTTGATCAAGCTTTAAATGCTTACCAGCAGGCTCTTGTGATTTCCAAGGAAATTGGTGATGTTGATGGTGAAGGTATTACCCTTGGTAATATTGGTATAGCGTATAGAGATCTTAAACAATATAAAAAGGCGATAGAGTCTTATCAGCAAGCTATTGCTATTAATCAAAAAGTTGGCGATCGCCATAGTGAGGCTAACAATCTAGCCAATATGAGCATTGTTCTCTTTCTACAATCACAACCAGAACTCGCAATCCTCTTTTACAAAAAATCTGTCAATACTTATGAAGCAATTCGCAAAGATATTAAGAATCTTACTCAAGAAAGTCAGCAGTCTTTTACTAGTAATGTTACCTATACCTATCTGAATCTAGCTGATCTTCTCATCGAAAAAGGACGTATCACAGAAGCATTACAAGTTCTAGATCTGCTAAAAATCCAAGAACTTGAAGATTATCTCAAAAATATCAAAGGTAACGACATCACTGCACAAGGATTGAGACTTTTAGAGCCAGAAAAAGCTATTAGCAATAAGCTATTAGCTATTAGCTTGGAGCAGATTTCTGAACTAAATCAACAACTAGCTAGCCAGATTCAACAACTATCCAAATCAGAAATCAACAAAGTCCCCCCATACTTCCAAAATATCCCCAAAGGCACAGCCCTAATTTATCCATTTATTCTTGATGATCGTCTTGAACTAATCATCTATACACCTAGCACCTTACCAATTAATCGCACCATTCCCATTAAAAAAGAAGAATTCCAACAACTAGTAAATGACTTTCGGGGCGCTCTACAAGACTATGGTTCTGAAGACATCAAAACATCAGGCAAAAAACTCTACGACCTCCTGATCAAACCTATCGAAGCTGAACTCCAACAGTCCAATACCATGACTATTCTCTATGCCCCTGATAGGTTTCTCCGCTATATCCCTCTTGCCGCACTCTATGATGGCAAACAGTACTTAGTAGAGAAATACCGTATTAATAACCTGATTGCCTATAGCCTCTTTGACAGCAATCAAAAAGTAATCTCCAACTTCCGCATCTATGCTGGTGCATTTGGTGGCAAATCGGGGGAGAGAAAATTCGGGCAAACTACACTTCCTGCTTCTATTCCTGAAGTTGAACTTATAACTTCCATATTTCCCAATAGTCAAAAATATATCGAACAAAATTTCACTGATAAAACAACTAAGGAAAAAGTAGCTGGCAACACGATTGTTCACTTTGCCACCCATGCTTTATTCAACTCTGAAAGCCCTTTTGAGTCTTATGTGCTATTCGGTGATGGCAGCAAGATTACCCTTGCCGAGATTAATGACTTACCTTTAAAGGATACAGAGTTAGTAGTGCTAAGTGCCTGTCAGACAGGACTTGGTGGTACATTAGGTACAGGTGCAGAAATCTTAGGCTTTGGCTATCAAGTCCAACGAGCAGGGGCAAAAGCTTCTATTGCTTCTTTATGGATAGTATCCGATGATGGTACAAAGCTACTCATGCAGGAATTCTATAAGAACGTGCAAAAGGGAAATATGGCAACTTCTGCGGCCCTGCGAGATGCCCAACTCAGCATGATTCGCCGACCGATGAAAGAGCGTGAAATAAATTACAATCACCCTTATTTCTGGTCTGCCTTTGTGGTGATTGGCAATGGGTTATAG
- a CDS encoding Uma2 family endonuclease encodes MRSPIHIFSVAEYLAAECKSEIRHEYLGGQVFAMAGGSKAHNIITLNIASRLRSLLRGNSCDVFMSDMKVKLKAANQNKTIFYYPDVLITYNPEDRDKYFVNYPCVIFEVLSPSTEVSDRREKLVNYQTVSSLQEYVLVSQDKIKVEVYRQDLQGGWTMEVLRSENTLVLNSINISLTMADIYEDIF; translated from the coding sequence ATGCGATCGCCAATTCACATTTTTTCAGTTGCGGAATATTTGGCAGCAGAGTGTAAGAGTGAAATCCGCCATGAATATTTGGGCGGTCAAGTATTTGCGATGGCTGGCGGGAGTAAGGCGCACAATATCATTACTTTAAATATTGCTAGCCGTTTACGTTCTCTTTTGCGGGGTAACTCTTGCGATGTTTTTATGTCGGATATGAAGGTCAAATTAAAGGCTGCTAATCAAAATAAGACGATATTCTATTATCCTGATGTGCTGATTACTTACAATCCTGAAGATCGAGATAAATATTTTGTAAACTATCCCTGTGTTATTTTTGAGGTGTTGTCGCCCAGTACGGAGGTTAGCGATCGCCGCGAAAAGTTAGTTAATTATCAAACGGTTAGTAGTTTACAGGAGTATGTTTTAGTTTCTCAAGATAAAATTAAAGTAGAAGTTTATCGGCAAGATTTGCAAGGAGGTTGGACAATGGAAGTTTTGAGAAGTGAAAATACATTAGTCTTAAACTCGATAAACATATCCCTAACGATGGCGGATATTTATGAGGACATTTTCTAG
- a CDS encoding Vat family streptogramin A O-acetyltransferase encodes MQYPDPKNPHPMAGFPQVCFIQNTVNNPNIIIGDYTYYDDPEDSENFERNVLYHFPFIGDKLIIGKFCAIARGVKFIMNGANHSMSGISTYPFQIFWNEWKPQNLEFPYKGDTVIGNDVWIGYEAVIMAGVKIGDGAIIASKSVVTKDVPPYAIVGGNPATVIRQRFDDQAIAQLLEIAWWNWDMEKITRNLDRIVRADIVALQNCI; translated from the coding sequence ATGCAATATCCAGACCCTAAAAATCCTCATCCGATGGCAGGATTTCCACAAGTTTGCTTTATTCAGAACACAGTTAATAACCCAAATATTATCATTGGTGACTATACCTATTACGACGATCCCGAAGACTCAGAAAACTTTGAACGTAATGTCCTGTATCATTTTCCCTTCATTGGTGACAAGCTAATTATCGGTAAATTTTGCGCGATCGCTCGTGGCGTAAAATTTATCATGAACGGTGCAAACCATAGTATGTCAGGCATCTCCACCTATCCATTTCAAATCTTTTGGAACGAATGGAAACCACAAAATCTAGAATTTCCCTACAAAGGCGATACAGTGATTGGGAATGATGTTTGGATTGGCTATGAAGCAGTGATTATGGCAGGAGTTAAAATTGGTGATGGTGCGATTATTGCCTCCAAATCTGTAGTTACGAAAGATGTACCACCCTATGCGATTGTTGGTGGCAATCCTGCGACAGTTATCCGTCAGAGATTTGATGATCAGGCGATCGCCCAGTTACTGGAAATCGCATGGTGGAATTGGGATATGGAGAAGATCACCAGAAATCTGGATCGAATTGTACGTGCGGATATCGTGGCTTTGCAAAATTGTATTTAA
- a CDS encoding AAC(3)-I family aminoglycoside N-acetyltransferase — protein MTCSEPFSICQIFAKDLALMEELLAVFGEAFDEVDTYSSSRPSDAYLKRLLSSDYFIALAALKNGAVVGGLAAYELQKFEQERSEIYIYDLAVAVEHRRKGIATALIQELKKIAVARAAYVIFVQADIGDDPAIALYTKLGVREDVLHFDIAIDDNSDRL, from the coding sequence ATGACATGTTCTGAACCATTTAGTATTTGCCAGATTTTTGCCAAAGACCTAGCACTTATGGAAGAATTATTAGCTGTCTTTGGTGAAGCTTTTGATGAAGTTGATACCTATAGCTCATCTCGTCCAAGCGATGCTTATCTCAAGCGCTTGCTAAGTAGTGATTATTTCATCGCACTTGCCGCTTTAAAAAATGGAGCAGTAGTTGGAGGTCTTGCCGCTTATGAACTCCAGAAGTTTGAGCAAGAGCGAAGTGAAATTTATATTTACGATCTGGCTGTTGCAGTAGAGCATCGACGCAAAGGAATTGCCACAGCATTAATTCAGGAATTAAAGAAGATTGCGGTAGCGCGAGCAGCCTACGTTATTTTCGTACAGGCAGACATCGGCGATGATCCTGCGATCGCACTCTATACAAAGCTTGGTGTGCGTGAAGATGTGCTTCATTTTGACATTGCTATTGACGATAATAGCGATCGCCTTTAG